A genomic region of Pelodiscus sinensis isolate JC-2024 chromosome 19, ASM4963464v1, whole genome shotgun sequence contains the following coding sequences:
- the C19H19orf25 gene encoding UPF0449 protein C19orf25 homolog — translation MSSKGKKRVVLPTRPEPPSVEQILEDLSSAQPSDPMFVLLAETNKDLPAPGRKEDPEVKRECLYQQSHSYVEMTQRLQKACSLLKEKCEELKQAGVTLEQNVMEIREKAL, via the exons ATGAGCTCCAAGGGCAAGAAGCGGGTGGTTCTGCCGACCCGGCCCGAGCCACCCAGTGTGGAACAGATTCTCGAGGACCTCAGCAGCGCCCAGCCATCCGATCCCATGTTTGTCCTTCTAGCAGAGACCAACAAAG ACTTGCCAGCCCCTGGCAGGAAGGAGGACCCTGAAGTGAAGCGAGAGTGCCTGTACCAGCAGAGTCATTCTTACGTGGAGATGACCCAGCGGCTGCAGAAAGCCTGTAGTCTGCTGAAGGAGAAATGCGAAGAGCTGAAGCAGGCGGGCGTGACTTTGGAACAGAACGTCATGGAAATTAGGGAAAAGGCTTTGTGA